A DNA window from Ranitomeya imitator isolate aRanImi1 chromosome 2, aRanImi1.pri, whole genome shotgun sequence contains the following coding sequences:
- the LOC138663886 gene encoding zinc finger protein 1 homolog, translated as MWCAALQVEVPTTSDLPNGDFLYKSIFLTDPSKMDSDRDKMAKKILHLTLEILFQLTGEDYTVVNKTSTEHSQAPVSEGWGRSQSPIMKPLPHPLIYEDINDQKILELTYKMIELLTGEVPIRCQDVTVHFSMEEWEYLEGHKDLYKDVMMEIPQPLTSLVLSSERTTPERCPRSLLPQDCKQENPDVPQDEQGEDLIHHNTTETYVIGDEWCKEETPTYDYPDDFTRISQGHVTTAIFQSDDLNTTQDITEVNPTTPDISSSFHSKDLFSDSFKQVQTSDSLQTIPKNKSKKRDIKNQTGLTAKNPFARSQYDQSFPFKTAIITHQKLHTEEREFCCSDFGKYFSQKSELIKHDRVHTGEKPYSCFDCGKCFVDERNLVKHQKFHTGEKPHLCSECGKCYADRSNLVIHQRTHTGEKPYSCLECGKHFNQKSHLVSHQRIHTGEKPFSCVQCGKCWAHKSSLVAHQRTHTGEKAFSCAVCGKCCTDNSDLVAHHRIHTGEKPYACPECGKCFVHKSSVLRHQKIHKGEKLS; from the exons atgtggtgtgcggctctgcaggtggag GTTCCTACAACATCGGATCTGCCTAATGGAGATTTTCTATATAAGAGCATTTTCCTGActgacccatcaaagatggatagcgacagggacaagatggctaaaaagatattacacctcaccctggagatcctcttccagcttactggagag gattacacagtagtgaacaaGACCTCTACAGAGCActctcaggcccctgtgtctgagggatggggaagatccCAGAGCCCAATCATGAAGCCTCTACCTCACCCCCTGATATATGAGGACATCAATGATCAAaaaatcctagaactcacctacaagatgattgagctgctgactggagag gttcctataaggtgtcaggatgtcaccgttcatttttccatggaggagtgggagtatttagaaggacacaaagatctgtacaaggatgtcatgatggagatTCCTCAGCCCCTTACATCACTAG ttctatccagtgagaggacaacaccagagagatgtccccgttctcttcttccacaggactgtaagcaAGAAAATCCTGATGTTCCTCAGGATgagcag ggtgaagatctgatccatcataatactacagagacatatgtgattggtgatgagtggtgtaaagaggagactcctacatatgactacccgg atgactttaCCAGGATTTCACAGGGACATGTGACAACTGCAATTTTTCAATCAGATGACCTTAATACGACACAAGATATAACTGAAGTGAATCCCactactccagatatatcatcatccttTCACAGCAAAGATTTATTCTCTGATTCTTTTAAACAGGTCCAAACTTCAGATTCATTACAGACTATtccgaaaaataaaagtaaaaaaagagaCATTAAAAATCAAACTGGTCTTACAGCAAAGAACCCATTTGCAAGATCACAATATGACCAAAGTTTTCCCTTCAAAACTGCTATTATTACACATCAAAAACTTCACACAGAGGAGAGAGAATTTTGTTGTTCAGATTTTGGGAAATATTTTAGCCAGAAATCAGAGCTTATTAAGCATGACagagttcacacaggggagaagccatattcatgttttgactgtgggaaatgttttgtagatGAAAGAAATCTTGTTAAACACCAGAaatttcacacaggggagaagccacatttatgttcagaatgtgggaaatgttatgcagATAGGTCAAATCTTGTtatccaccagagaactcacacaggggagaagccatattcatgcttagaatgtgggaaacattttaaccaaaaatcacatttggttagtcaccagagaattcacacaggggagaagcctttttcatgtgtaCAATGTGGAAAATGTTGGGCACATAAATCAAGTCTTGTggcacaccagagaactcacacaggggagaaagccTTTTCATGTGcagtatgtgggaaatgttgcacAGATAACTCAGATCTTGTTGCACAtcacagaattcacacaggggagaaaccatatgcatgtccagaatgtgggaaatgttttgtacatAAATCAAGTGTTCTTAGACACCAGAAAATTCACAAAGGGGAGAAGCTTTCTTAA